The sequence aaatactgtgtgatttcTATTATCTGAAGTGCTTAGAACAAGCATATCTGCAGAGATTGCCCAGGAGCCCCCGTAGAAAGCAGAATAGCTgctcccagggtgggggtggagggagcagGAGTTGTTGCTAAATGGGCATTTCTGTTTGAGACGATGAAAATGTTCTGCAACCAGATTAGTGGTTTAAGTTAAACAACATTGTCAGTGTACTTAAATGTCCgttcacttaaaaatggttagaatgatttttatgtattttaccacaattaaataaaaataaaatgtctgtgcatgtaaaaaaaaatcttttcctacATTGAGGTTAAAGAGGAATTTACCCATGTTTCCTTCTAGTACtcatattggtttttttttttttatatttagagTTTATACTTGGGTATGTGTAAAGTATggatctaatttttttctttttctttcaagtgGTTAATCAGTTGTTCCAGCATTATTTATTAAAAGTCCATCTTTGTCCCATTGATTTGAGATGCCACCTTTTTTACATACTAAATTTCTATATGTATTTGGGAAAGGTTCTGGGCTTTCTAATCTACTCCTTTGGTCTGTTTGCTATTCATGCACCAGTTTTAATTACAGAGAAATTATAAGTCTAATATCTGGTAGGGCTAGTCCCCTcaccagtttttctttttcatcttttttcctgtAGATTCTTGCATGCTTGTTTCTTCATATGAACTTTAGTATCAACTTGATTCAGACTCATTTTAACTAATTATTGAACATATCCACTCAGATGTCCCTGAACAACCTCAAATGCAGTATGTTTCCAAGTAATTTCACCATCGTGCCCCTCCTTTCTCCACACACCAAACTTCCCCCTTTTTTTGTTTCCCATGTCTTAATAGAGGGCCCCAGAATCCACAGTTTTCCAAGCAAGAAATCTGGGAATCATTCCTgactccctctccctccctgttaacaattcttttttcctcattttttttattagagcagttgtaggtgtCACCAAGTAATCTTGACCTCCTCTTCTAAATACCTCTGGACCCTTCCACTTCCCATTTCCACTCCTGCTATCCTTTTTCAGGCAATCAACTCGTCTCTCCTGGTCTACTTTAacaggtcactttctggttttgcTACCTCAAGTCTTGCTCTTCTCTAACAGGCTGATCTTTCCAAAACATTATATATGATCATGTTGTCCCCCTGCCTTTTCCTGTTTCATCATCACTATAGATCATTAACAAATTTTCTTATatagaaaggatttaaaaaaaggaaccatGGTCTTAGGCTGATTATTTTTAGCAGTTACTGAAAATCTAACATAAATTTTGATTTCAAGATAAGTGCATGTTGGATGTTTAAACATTAGGAGGCCAGATTCCTGGATGGGATGACTCAGTCTTGCAGAGCTGTGAATTCTAACCACTGCTTCCACCCAATTTGGAAGTTCGgtgaattttctttcaaaattcccTTGAATAGAACAAATTGCCaagaaaaagcaagaaattaataaaaagtaatgataaaagtGTTCTAGTTCTTAAACATGAGCGCTTCtaataataatcaaaacagtgtggcattggtccccaaacagaaatctgGCTGAACAGGAATGTTCTTCCACTCACCCAGGTTTTGACTGgcttttaatatatgtataagGTAGCATTTCAACCTGGTACCTAAAACCTGGCCTATACAAGACTCTGACTTTTTGCTCTAGCACCAAATTTATGTGACTTTCACAACTCGGGCCTCTAAACCTAAGGGGAGATATTTCATCTCCATTATCATCCTAATCAATAGGTGTTGTGGAGTTCCAATATGTGTGTGACATCACATGGTCACCATATAACAACCAGTTCCATTATTTACTATGGAGATCAAGTACAAAAATTCAAGCTTTGCCACTAACTAGTTGTGTGAACTTGGAAAAGTTCCTAAAACTCTtatgagccttggttttctcctctggaaaatgggaatattaCCTGCATCATGGGATTATTGTGAATTCTAAACAAAAAGAGCTATATAAAGCATCTGGCATATAGGTCTTCAACAAATGCTAGTTCCTTCCAACCTCATGTTAACCTTCCATAAAAGATCTGACTTTGCAATAAAAATTTGCAAAGCTATCAGTTATTATTTGGAAATGTAATAAGAAGCATAACAAGCTCATACTATATGTGATAGTTTCAGTGACACCAGATCAACAGATTATGGGGTAGGAAAAGGAACACATTGCACCATCAGTTGCTCTTCTGACCTTTTATCTTGTAGACGAACATCTGGGAAACAGAGGTATATGAGACACAGAAACACAAGGCATCGTGATGCTGCTTCTGTCTGGACAGACTACTGAAATCAGGAAACCTCTTTTTATTTCCAGTAACAGAACCATCAACAATGACTGTCCTTGGGTAAGTCACTCCCAATGTATTGACCTCACCTCTGAAACACAATGGATAAAAGATAGATCTTTAAATCTTGGGCAATCAATAAAAGGCATTCATTATGCTTTACTGTATATTCACTGGGTTGTGTCAGGTTTGGGGAGACAAAAGGCCAACCACACAGAAATGGTATTCTCCTTCTAAAGACCTCTGGGAACCTCACCATTACTGAGTGCTTGCCATGTGCCCCCCATGGGACCAGATGCTTTATGTAGGCCATGAGTCATTATACACACATGTATCTCCTTTCTCTGTTAGCTGAGAGGGCTGAGAAGAAATGACACCCCAGTAGCAATGAATATACCTAGTACCcagatcttgttttttttttttttttttgatattatCTTCCAGTAAAAGGTACCAGGGCTTAGGcctggggcaggaaatatacaagataaaGCTGGAGCATCTCGGATGGCCAGAAAGTAATAaagtactaaaataaaataaaaacccacaATTATGGAACTACATCAAAGGAATGCtaaaagagctcccaatggccctAAGCGGAGCAATttaaagtagtattggattatgTGTTCAAGTATATAACCCAAATTTGAGTCTATACTGGTGTTAAGTAAATATCGAATACCTAAATAGATGAGAAGACACATATATCCtaggcagaagaattccaaataatttttttagataGTCTGTCCTTAAGGAAGTAGAGCATAACTCCCCACTCTGTAAGTGCAGGCTGTGAATAGAGAATTTCTTCCAAAGGGGACagtatggaaagggaaaaataaaagagtaactttacaatggagaaacctgacaaacactacctcagtCAGGTGTTAGATCTTCTAACACTGATGTCATACTGATGGTATGTACCCTGGATATGATGACCTGGATGGGCTTGTGGAACATAAAAAGGACAGTGgggaaaaactgaggaaatctgaaAAAAAGTATGGAGTTAGTAAACAGTAATGTATCGATATTGGTTCATTGTGACAatatgtaccatactaatgttaataatggggataATAGATatggggtatatggaaactgtacTATCTTTGTGATAATTCTGTACatctaaaacttttaaaataaaagtttatttaagtAAAACActctaagaaaatttaaaaggcaaatgaagaGCCAGGAATAATAAACTGCATAGGTAGATGGGTCTGTTAAAAATGGTATGgcacatggaaccttgaatagcaagtgagatatggtaggtctatacaggttagaatgaaatagcaacacatcccaaagtaatttgggtggagaataaaaatatatattcggggcccccctgaggagctgggggaggatgtggaggttttggacttcctcacctggattgttgatgacgttctcacaaacactggggactgacagcttgacatgctgagccctctgtcttggggcttgcccctatgaagcttgttactgcaaaggagaggctaaacctgcttataattgtgcctaagagtctccccctgagtccctctttgttgctcagatgtggccctctctaactaagccaccttggcaggtgatctcactgccctcccccctacgtgggacctgacttccaggggtgtaaatctccctggcaacacaggatatgactcccggggatgaatctggacctggcatcatgagattgagaacatcttcctgaccaaaagggggatgcaaaatgagacgaaatagtttgtggctgagagatttcaaatggagttgagaggtcactctggtggacattcctatgcactatatagataacccttcttaggttttaatgtactggaatagctaagaagtaaatacctgaaactaccaaactgcaagccagtagccttgactcttgaagatgattgtataatgaggattacaaggggtgacagtgtgattgtgaaaaccttgtggatcacactccctttatccagtgtatggatggatgagtagaaaactggggacaaaaactaaatgaaaaataggatgagatggggggtgatttgggtgttcttttttatttttactttttattcttattctgattctttctggtgcaaggaaaacgttcaaaaatagattggggtgatgaatgcacaactatatgatggtactgtgaacagctgattgtacaccaaggatgactgtatggtatgtgaatatatctcaataaaactgaatttttaaaaatggtatggCAAGGCCTAACAGGGAATTTCCTGGGAGGGAACTCcttctaaggaaaaaaatgtcagcagaaaagaaatttaacaggTGGGAATAGCACAGCATCTAGTCATTCATTTTGTTCTCCTGGAGCAGAGTCCAGTAGCTGAATCTAGTGGAGATCGCTgtatgcaaacacacacatacaaaccaacaaaaagacatggaaaggagtatttttaaagaactgtGAAAAATATCACGACCCAAGTGACAACTGGGTACTAACCACCTGGGTTAATGTAACTCTACTGTAGGCAGAGAGGGATTCTCTACCCTTCTGTTGGGACACTGGTGCTTTAGACTACCATGGTTTCTTCCCAGCAGCAGCAGTGAAGGTCTTAGGAAGGTACAGGTGCACAGTGCCTAGCAGACATGGCAGTACCTAGGGGAGGGTGGCACCCACCTCTCAGCTGCCTGGACTTATTCCTGGGTATAAGTGAGACCTCCCTCAGCCTTCCTCCAAATGTCAGATGGGGTCCTGGTTCTGCCAGTACAGGGGAGAGGGTAGGAGTCAGCCTAACATGGCTCACACACTCAGTACTTCATCTGACATCTGCAGCCCTGGGAGGCAAGTagcatccccatttcacagatgacaaGACCAGTCCTTACAGCAATGGATCTGTAATAACTGCCAGGTTGATTCCTACCACTTTGAGTCCCAGAGTTAATGTTGAATTTTACTGATCATTTGAAATTCTGACAATAAGAATTCTAAATGTCTCCAATGCCTTCATAAGCTCACTGAACAGTTCTTTTGATGCTTATGTATTGTTTTcctatctttttatcttttattattgtcATGACAAAAGCAGTctgtttttttaaggaaaaaaatggacagatgaacaacaatgaaacaaaaaaaaatcacccacagATAACCACTATTAATCTTTTCAAGTACAGAGCTTTTGGTTTTTTCTTTGCATAGTTTACTAGGTAAATATCTTTGTAGTTTTATAAAAAAGGACTGATGCTGTATATATGGTTCTGCAAactagtttttttaatttaacactgCACCATAAACATTTTTTCCATGCAATGGATGAAAATCTCCTACTGAAACAGACTGCTGCAGTTGAGTCAAAAGCCTGCTGGTAATGGGAGGAACACCTAAAGCAAAGTATCAGCATAAGGTTAAACTGCAGAGCCTAGCAAATGCTTTCCAGGGAAATGCAACAAGAAAGCAGAGTTGGCAATGATCTAATCAGTCAAAGTGAAGCCCAAAAGCACTACACATAAGGAATATCTTCAAAGCCCCTTTGTGGGGCCCTACAGCCACCCCTGAGCTCCCTTGGGCCCCTTGGGTGGAAAGGGTTCTGTAAACTTGTTTGCATCCACATAAATCCCCccaatttctgtttggtttttttcACCTCATCCTCCACCCTAGCCATCTCATCAAATTCTCTTATCATCTCTTCATTGCTAAAATGCATATCATGTATGGCCTCCTTATATTCCTTGAGGTACTCAGCCAGCCCTTTGTTGGTTTTTCGTTTTGCTTTTCTGGGTACATCATCCTCAGCTGGGCGCTTTCCTACAGCCCCTGTTTTGCTCTCTGGAGTTACTTCTTTtgtctttccctccttctctggattttccttgtcatttagcatttccttatcttctctctttttcctattttctgtctttccctcattttctaatatttccttGTTTTCCAGAGTACAAGCTATTTCTGGCTTTCCCTCATCCTGTGGCTGTTCTTCGTTTTtcatctttccttgtttttcaggctttatttcattttcattgtagAGTTTTTCCATGTTGAGATTTCCCCTCCTTGTCCtgtcctggggggtggggagaggcaggagaggtgggggcaagggaggggaggaggagacaAAGAGGAGACAAGGGAGACTGAGGACACAGGGTTGGAACGCAGGTCCTGATGTCACTTGCATCTTGACTCAAGTCAGGGTTTCCCTAAGCCTGCTGGGCCCTCCAAATGTGCCTTCTGCCTGCACCTTACCCCCGCCGTTTTCCCCACACACCAAAGCCAACCATTTCCCTAGCAGGCCCTGCCACCATCTATCTCTACTCCCAGCGTGGGaaggtgtgtgcgtgtgtgtgtgttggggaggggggtgggcagtgaggccCCCAAATTCTGCCCAGCTCTTGCCCTCCACACTCACCACCACTCCACCCCTTGGTGCCCGTCCAGCCCACCCCCCCACCGCCCTCACTGACCTGCAAAGATTCTGAGCaagtttctattctttttctaacCTTGAAGAGTGTCAGAAACAACAGATGCGCAGGCCTGCAGACAAGAGAGGAGACAGGAGCAGGGACCGCGCACTCAGTGGACACACAGGGTCACGGGTTCCTTTCCTGAATCCGGGTCTCTCCACCCAACGTTTCTTTTCTCCACCTCCtccgcaccccccccccccccagccgcCATCTCTTTTCTGGCGCTAGATCTGGATTCTTTCCATACTCTGTGTGGGTCTCTTTGAGCCCCTCTCCCGGAGGCAACTTGCCTTCCTACCCTCGAGGTAGACTTTTCTCTCTAGGCCcggagtggtggtgggggggttaTTTCCACTGTCGCACTGCTGAAGCGTCCCCAGCCTACAATTTCCGGCTCCAAAATGGACGGAAAGCAGAGAGGAGGGGGTGCAGAGAAAGCTGGCCCGGGTACCCCCGCCTCCGCCCAATGGCCGCTGCACCCGCCCCCCAAGCCGGTTTCTCACCGTCTGCTCTATCTACATTTGGGCTACCTTTCCTCGAACTCTCCCCATCCGTACCCGTCCTCCCTCCCTCATTCCAGTTCCGCAGGAAGCGACGAAAGCCTTCACGCTGACCTGAAAGAACCTGAAGCAACAATGAAGAGTCCAGGGACGCCAGCGGTCAGCGTTTAGGCCCACAGCGGGAAGGGCGAGCTTGAGGACTGGAGCCTACGTCGCAGCCAGGCACGTCACGTGAGTGCGCGCGTCCCTGGGAgctccgcccccgccccgccccgcccacgAGCCGGCGCGTGCCTGGGTCCGCCTCCCCCTTGAACCTGTGCCCCCTCACGTTCCTAGGCAGTtttgtccttttcctcttcctgacAAGTTAgtcaaagaaagaattttaacGAAAACCTCAGaggctttttttttctaatcgATTGTTCGCTTCGGGGAAAAGGGCTTGGCAATGTTGCTCTTAAATTCCGTTGAAAGGACATGGACCCACACAATGAAATTGGAAAAATGGGAACTTAAATGGCCAGATATAAAAATATTGTACAAATAATAGAATATTGCACTTCATTTAGAGAACAACTTAGGAAAACTTTTcgaaaacaaatgaaattctttttcctgacaaaaac is a genomic window of Choloepus didactylus isolate mChoDid1 chromosome X, mChoDid1.pri, whole genome shotgun sequence containing:
- the TCEAL4 gene encoding transcription elongation factor A protein-like 4, yielding MEKLYNENEIKPEKQGKMKNEEQPQDEGKPEIACTLENKEILENEGKTENRKKREDKEMLNDKENPEKEGKTKEVTPESKTGAVGKRPAEDDVPRKAKRKTNKGLAEYLKEYKEAIHDMHFSNEEMIREFDEMARVEDEVKKTKQKLGGFMWMQTSLQNPFHPRGPRELRGGCRAPQRGFEDIPYV